In one window of Posidoniimonas corsicana DNA:
- the nusG gene encoding transcription termination/antitermination protein NusG yields the protein MVEGSDKSTDETAVPADEAAVDSESQNPSEAERPAEQEAPVEPAAGEDLDAPEAAAEEPAYDPEADADLAAAEAAMDDEEPVASPAGPLELIEDEGEDIALDWYILKVQSNRERSISAALQRKVAIEGLDRYFGEIMVPTEKVTEFKAGKKKIVERKIWPGYIAVQMHVNDDTWFAIRETSGIGDFTGSGGKPTPMAPQDIAKILHTEDEETDEAPKLAIPFKEGDKVKVKDGNFESFEGEVSKIDDIHGKVTVMLSIFGRPTPVELEYWQVEDL from the coding sequence GTGGTAGAGGGTTCCGACAAGTCGACCGACGAAACCGCCGTCCCCGCGGACGAGGCGGCCGTCGATTCTGAGTCCCAGAACCCGTCGGAGGCCGAGCGCCCCGCCGAGCAGGAAGCGCCGGTCGAACCGGCCGCCGGCGAAGATCTCGACGCGCCAGAGGCCGCCGCCGAGGAGCCCGCCTACGACCCCGAAGCGGACGCCGATCTGGCCGCTGCCGAGGCCGCCATGGACGACGAGGAGCCGGTCGCGTCGCCGGCTGGCCCGCTTGAGCTGATCGAGGACGAGGGCGAAGATATCGCCCTCGACTGGTACATCCTCAAGGTGCAGAGCAACCGCGAGCGGTCGATCTCCGCGGCGCTGCAGCGGAAGGTTGCGATCGAGGGGCTGGACCGCTACTTCGGCGAGATCATGGTCCCGACCGAGAAGGTCACCGAGTTCAAGGCCGGCAAGAAAAAAATTGTCGAGCGGAAGATCTGGCCGGGCTACATCGCGGTGCAGATGCACGTCAACGACGACACTTGGTTCGCCATCCGCGAGACCTCTGGCATCGGCGACTTCACCGGGTCGGGCGGCAAGCCGACCCCGATGGCGCCGCAGGACATCGCCAAGATCCTGCACACCGAAGACGAGGAGACCGACGAGGCCCCCAAGCTGGCGATCCCGTTCAAGGAAGGGGACAAGGTCAAGGTCAAGGACGGCAATTTCGAGAGCTTCGAGGGCGAGGTCAGCAAGATCGACGACATCCACGGCAAGGTGACCGTGATGCTCAGCATCTTTGGGCGTCCGACCCCTGTCGAACTCGAATACTGGCAGGTCGAGGACCTGTAA
- the rplK gene encoding 50S ribosomal protein L11 gives MAKQLVGQEKFQIPGGQATPAPPVGTALGKHGVNLGQFVQAFNDATKDAGGMMIPVVVSVYNDRSFEFICKSPPAAVLLKKAAGIAKGSGVPNKTKVGKVTQAQLEEIATTKMNDLNARDVEHAARMVAGTARSMGLVVEG, from the coding sequence ATGGCCAAGCAGTTAGTCGGACAAGAGAAGTTCCAGATCCCCGGCGGGCAGGCGACCCCCGCCCCGCCTGTCGGCACCGCCCTCGGTAAGCACGGCGTCAACCTCGGCCAGTTCGTTCAGGCGTTCAACGACGCCACGAAGGACGCCGGCGGGATGATGATCCCGGTCGTGGTGAGCGTCTACAACGACCGCTCGTTCGAGTTCATCTGCAAGAGCCCCCCCGCGGCCGTGCTGCTCAAGAAGGCCGCCGGCATCGCCAAGGGTTCGGGCGTTCCGAACAAGACCAAGGTGGGCAAGGTCACGCAGGCCCAGCTGGAGGAGATCGCCACGACCAAGATGAACGACCTCAACGCCCGCGACGTCGAGCACGCGGCTCGGATGGTCGCCGGCACGGCCCGCAGCATGGGGCTAGTCGTCGAGGGCTAG